The region GCCCGGGGGATAGTAATCTGCTAGGCGAAAAAAACGCAAAAAAAAGCCCCACCAATGGTGAGGCTCTAGTCTGCCTGAGGGTTACATCTTGCTGAAGTGGAACCGCTGACTGTCAGAACCGTTACAGGTTGCCTGAGTCAAGCTGCTGCCGTTGGCATTGCTGCCGGCATCCAGGCACAAGCCACTGTGCCGCGCGGTCACCTGAAACTTGCCCTCTTCAACTTGCTTGAGCTGCCATTGCTGGCTTTCACGCTCGGAACATCTGTAAGCAATGACATTCGCCCCCGCGCGGCGGCTACTTGCCACTACATTCAAACAGCCCTGCGTGCCTGTACTGGCCAGCTTGACGAACTCATCGGCCTGACTCGTCAGTGTCCATTGCTGGTTGGGGGCCTGGGTGCATGACCACTGCACCACATCGCTCATACCCCAGCGGGAATTGTTGACGTTCAGGCAGCGACCAGTGGCGGCGACTTTGATCAGATAATTACCATTCTGCACGGTGCCCTCTGGATCGGTAGGCTCCGTCGGCTCGTTTGGATTGGTAGGCTCTTCCGGCTCTGTCGGGCCAGGGTTCGGCCCGGGACCGCCTACCTTGGTAGGACGGAAATCTGCCACGCGAGTCTTCACGTTGTTGATTGCCTTGGCTGCATCAGCCTCGCCCTGCGCGCCTTCTTCTACACCACAGGGGTAACCACGGCATTGAATACGTGGATTGGAAAACACTGACATCTTGGCGGCCCGGTAATACCATTCGTAGGTCATCAGCGTGCCGAAGGCGCCGTTTACGCCGTGACCGAGACCGTAACGATATTCCGTCCCACTGGTATCACCCTGCGCTCTCGAGTGATTCAGGCCCATATTATGGCCCAGCTCATGAGCCAGTGCGGCCGGGCCGCAGCCGGCACCCAGTACGTTGAAAGCGTAGTTGGGATGAACGGATAAATAGCCAACACCACAGTTGCCGGACTGATGAAGCTGGGTAACAAAGTCCGCGCCGACACGGTCGCGAATCTGCGCGACCGAGGCAGACCGCGCCACTGTCATCAATGCCTGGGTCATATCGCTGGAAGCAAAATCATTGCGCTCCACGCCGACGATACGCAGCTGCAGATCAACCTGACTGTTGCGATACATGGTGTTGATCTGATCCTGCCAGGATTTCAGAACCACTGCCGGCTCGCCCTGCATCCGGGATGCGCTGGCGTCGTCATACAACACGAGGAGATCGATTTGTGCTGCGTGAGCGGTGAGGGTTGCGCCACTGACGACCAGAGCGGTAGCGCCAAATTTGAGGTAATGCCCGAGACGATTGATCATGGGTGTTGGTTTCCAGCGTGAGTTGAGAAGGGAGGTTTCAGAGATCATCCGGAATGACGTAATCCGGCTCGTTCTCATCGAACTTGAATAGCGTGGATGCGTTGGCAATCCAGCCCTGTTCGCCTACCGCTTCTATGACGAAATGGCCTTCTGGCGTGAACATGCCGCCTGAGGCCATCCGTTGGCCGGAAGTAAAGGTAACGTCGTACGCCGAGCCGGATTCGTCGGTCACGGCGCCCAACTCATCAACCAGTTTCCCGTGCCAGGTGACGCTGCCGTCACTGTTGGCAACGGCCTGGGTTATCTCTGCCTGGTAGGTCTGGCCGCTCTGGCTGACGGGCAGTTCGAGCGTGTCCCCAGCGACCAGTGTTTCAAGCTTCATTCGCTTGAATTCGATGAATTCGCGACCGTCGTTGCGTTCCTCTTCGGTGAGATCCAGCCCTGCGCCTGCGTCGTCGCTGGGCTCCCAGGCGGCTGAAGCTGCAAGCGCATCCCGCACCTTGGCCGGGTCGAAGGCCTGTCCATCGCGACGTGCGGTCATTTCATGCAACCGCATCGCCATGGTCGGGTAATCCGGGTTCAATTCGATCAACTGCTGCTCCTGCAACAGATCTGCGTCTGTTACAGCGCTGTCTACCGAAGCTGTTTCACTGGTTGCTTGCGCAGCCTGCTGTTCTACGTGCTCAGAAGGCTGCTGCGCTGAAGGTCCCGCATCGATTCCGGACGTTGCGTCAGTAGAAATAGAAGCCTGTTCGGGGACCTTGCCATCCAGCGGCGCCTCGCCCGATTGCGACATCCAGACAGCAGTCCCGAGAAATATGGCGCCTACTGCCAGCACCGGATAAATCGGTTTCATATGTTCAACCCTTTATTTGTTTGGAGCCGACAACAAGGCAACGACAATGAACAACTCCATGCATATAGCCGGAAGCTGAATATTCATTCGCTGGATTATCCGGAAAAGATGCCGTTTGCAGCGGGACGCCTTCACAGATTTAACAGGTGGGGTACGGGCGATTGTGAAATTGCCAAGTGGACACGCGTCGATGGCTTAGCGGAGCTCGTGTATTGAGAGGATTAACGCGATAGCTGAGAAGGATTTTCCGGGGCAAAAACCTGTTTGCTTGAGGCGAGCACCTGCTGCCTGGGTTCGACAAGCGGCTCGAATGTTCCGAGCCGCCACTTCGCCTAGAGCATGATCAGAAGTCCATGGTCAAGCCCACAACCAGACGACGCCCATCCAGCACGGCGCCATACTCCTCGCTGGTGACCTCTTTGTTGGCGATGTTGTACAGGCCAGCCTTGACGTCCAGGCTATCCGTCGCCTTGTACACTACACCGGCATCGACGAAGCCGTATCCCGGCGTGCCGTCTGACATGCTGGTACGGCTCAGGTAGTCTGACGTCTCGCTACGATAGTTCCCCTGCAACCAGGCGTTCAGTTTTGGCGTGACAGTCCAGTCCAGCAACACATTTGCCATATGCTCGGGCTGCTTGTTCAGCGGATCGCCCTTGAACTCACCGGTTTTTTGCTCGGACTCGGTGTAGGTATAGCTGCCGCTCAACCAGAGCGATGGACGCAGCGCATAGTCCAGGGTCACTTCCACCCCTTGCATAACAGCTTCATCGACGTTGGTACGCGTGCTCAGAAAGTAATAGTCGGTGCCGGCGAAACCGCAGGACCAGGCCGCGACGTTGTCGCGGTTATCGCTCGAGCCGTCACTATCCGTTGCGCATAAACGGTCTTCGGCAATCTTGTCCTTGTACTGAGTGTGAAAGACCATGAGGCTGGTGTTGAAGCCCAGCTCGACATTGTCGTAATTGAAACCCACCTCATAGCTTGTGCTGCGTTCCGGGTCCAACTCGGGATTACCAATGATCAGCGCGCGCGGGTGAGGCGCGGGCGATCCGCCGCCGCCTGTGCCGCGACCGAACCCTTCGGTCGCATCGGCAAGCCCCGGTTGCTTATAACCGGTGGACACGCCGCCTTTCAGCGTCAGGTTGGGAGTTGATTGATACACCGCGTAAACCCGTGGCGACAGATAGCCGCCAAACAGCTCGTCGTCGTTGTATCGCAGGCCGGTTGTCAGCGCCAGATCGTCAGTTACGCCCCATTCGACTTCCGCAAACAACGCTGCGAGCCAGCGATCCACACTCTTGACTGCACCGGGCACGCCAGAGGTCAGCAGCCCGTTGGATTCATCGACAAAATCTTCGTACTTGTACTGGGCGCCAAAGGTCAGCACATGCGAGCCAAGAAAATAGTTCGCCTGAGTGTTGAAGGTGCTGACTTCTTCCTTCTTGGTAGCGTCCTGCACGCGTTCGGAAACATCGTGCTGAAGATAGGTATTGGTGCGCAGGTTTCCGTAGATCCCATCGTGGGCAAGCACGTAGATGTCCTTGTCGAACTCAGTGGTGTTTTCCGTCGCGTCCGCTGCGATGCTCTTGCCCGGGTGGTGCGTCTCGTCCAGCCGCGCAGCCTGGTAACTGGCGGAGAAACGGTTCTGTTCATCCGGCGTCAGGTAAAGCTCGATACCTGCCTGACGGCGTTTGCCGTCGGGCGTGCTCGCTGCGCTGTCATCCAGCCCCACAAATCGGCTCTCCTCTGTTACCGACTGTGAGCCATGAATCTTGGCGCCCAACAGGCCGGGTACCAGCGCACCCCCTGCATAAAAGTTGCCCAGCCAGGCGTCTTCACTAAGATCGTTACGTGAAAGCGTGTATTCGGTCGATACCGTACCGGCCCAGGCATCGCCCCCTTTGCGGGTGATGATGTTGATCACGCCACCCATCGCCTCGGAGCCATACAGTGACGACATCGGACCGCGCACCACTTCTATACGCTCGATCATCGACAGTGGCGGCAAACCGATCTGCTTGCCGCCATCACTACCATTGGTATTGACCGAACGGCCGGAAGAAACAGGGCGGCCGTCGACCAGATACATCGTATAAGAGGAGGACATACCACGGATGCTGACGTCCTGCATATTGCCACCACCCGTGACATATACGCCGGGAATATTCTTCATGGCATCAACGACATCGGTATAGGACTGCTTTTCCAGCTGCTCCCGGGTAATCACGGAGATACTCGCGGGCGCATGTGCAATGTTCTGCTCATACCCTGCGGCGCTTACGACCGTGGTGGGCTGCAACTCGATGGCCTCCTGCGCGTGCGCCAG is a window of Pseudomonas sp. gcc21 DNA encoding:
- a CDS encoding TonB-dependent receptor domain-containing protein, producing the protein MAKFNRHRLACSVAVAATMGSLAHAQEAIELQPTTVVSAAGYEQNIAHAPASISVITREQLEKQSYTDVVDAMKNIPGVYVTGGGNMQDVSIRGMSSSYTMYLVDGRPVSSGRSVNTNGSDGGKQIGLPPLSMIERIEVVRGPMSSLYGSEAMGGVINIITRKGGDAWAGTVSTEYTLSRNDLSEDAWLGNFYAGGALVPGLLGAKIHGSQSVTEESRFVGLDDSAASTPDGKRRQAGIELYLTPDEQNRFSASYQAARLDETHHPGKSIAADATENTTEFDKDIYVLAHDGIYGNLRTNTYLQHDVSERVQDATKKEEVSTFNTQANYFLGSHVLTFGAQYKYEDFVDESNGLLTSGVPGAVKSVDRWLAALFAEVEWGVTDDLALTTGLRYNDDELFGGYLSPRVYAVYQSTPNLTLKGGVSTGYKQPGLADATEGFGRGTGGGGSPAPHPRALIIGNPELDPERSTSYEVGFNYDNVELGFNTSLMVFHTQYKDKIAEDRLCATDSDGSSDNRDNVAAWSCGFAGTDYYFLSTRTNVDEAVMQGVEVTLDYALRPSLWLSGSYTYTESEQKTGEFKGDPLNKQPEHMANVLLDWTVTPKLNAWLQGNYRSETSDYLSRTSMSDGTPGYGFVDAGVVYKATDSLDVKAGLYNIANKEVTSEEYGAVLDGRRLVVGLTMDF
- a CDS encoding RICIN domain-containing protein, whose translation is MINRLGHYLKFGATALVVSGATLTAHAAQIDLLVLYDDASASRMQGEPAVVLKSWQDQINTMYRNSQVDLQLRIVGVERNDFASSDMTQALMTVARSASVAQIRDRVGADFVTQLHQSGNCGVGYLSVHPNYAFNVLGAGCGPAALAHELGHNMGLNHSRAQGDTSGTEYRYGLGHGVNGAFGTLMTYEWYYRAAKMSVFSNPRIQCRGYPCGVEEGAQGEADAAKAINNVKTRVADFRPTKVGGPGPNPGPTEPEEPTNPNEPTEPTDPEGTVQNGNYLIKVAATGRCLNVNNSRWGMSDVVQWSCTQAPNQQWTLTSQADEFVKLASTGTQGCLNVVASSRRAGANVIAYRCSERESQQWQLKQVEEGKFQVTARHSGLCLDAGSNANGSSLTQATCNGSDSQRFHFSKM